In Deltaproteobacteria bacterium, the DNA window CGGCCGGGGCCGGTCGGCTCGGCGGTCGGGGCGGGCTTCGCGTGGCGGCCGGTGGTCGCGCGCGGCCGGGCGCCGTCGGCGAGCCGGGCGGCCATCGCCGCGAGCCGGACGGTGTCCGGGCGCCGCGCGACGGCCGCTGACGTCAGGCCGCCGGAGGCGAGGGATGCGGCTCCATCGTCGGGGCGGCGGGCGAGGTCGGTGTCGGGCGTGTCCATGAGCGGGATGGTCGCGCGTCTTGCTCCGTTTCGGTCGGTACGTGGGTCGGCCGCGCGCCGCTTCGGTTTAGGCCTCGGCGCCGGCACGCCGCCGGCCGCGGGCGTCACTCCCCGGTCGCGGCGGCCACCCGCGCCGGCAGTTCGCCGGCGAGCGCGTCGACCGCGGCCGCGTCGACGCCGAGGAGCTGCGTGCCGACCAGGATCAGCGCGTCCAGCTCGGTCGCGTCGACCGGTCCGGCGTACAGGCCGGCCTTCTTGGCGAGCGCGTTGGCCAGGCGCACCAGGTTCGGCGCGCTCGCCGGTTCCGCCGGGTCGTAGTCGGCGATGTCCTCGACGCCGGCGACCACCTCCGGCGGCAGCTCCCAGGCCTTGGCCACCGCGATCCCGACCGGCCGGTGCACGCTGCCCACCACCTCGAGCCACCAGTCGGCCCAGTTCGCCGGCAGGCGGTCCGTGGTCGCCTCGACGTACAGCAGGATGTCGCCGCACACGATCTTGCCGATGTCGTGCAGCAGGCCGCCGAGGTAGGCCAGCTCCGGCTCGGCGTAGTTCGCCAGCTTGGCGAGGTCGCGCGCCGCGATCGCGGTGGCGACCGAGTGGTCCCAGATCGCGCGGAAGTCTCCCGAAATGGCCGACTTCTTCGACAGCGCGAACTCGCGCACGCTGATCTCGACCGCGATCCGCATCAGGCGCAGCTGACCGAGGCGTGTCACTGCCTGCTCGACGGACGCGACCCGCCGGCCGTTGGCGGCGGCGTTCGCCTGGCGAATCACCTCGGCGGTCGTGATGGGACACGTCTCGACGATCGGCACGACGGCGGCGAGCGCGCCGTCCCGATCTTCCAGGGTGCGAATCACCTTGAGCGCGACGCCGGGCATCGACGGCAGCGCGAGCGATCCGGACTCGATCTTGGACAGCAGGACCGAGCGCACGGTCTCGCTCACGCGCGCGACGTTCGGCTGAGGGGTGGCGGGAACCGGCACGCCTGGTGAATCGGTCGCGCGTCGCGGGTCTTTAGAAGAGGGCGCGGGACCGAAGGCGCTCGTTCGCCGTCCGCGGCGGCCCCGAGACAGCGCCGCGGACCGGCGCCGTCCACACGCGGGGCGCGGCGCTCAAGGATCGCGCGGTCGTGCCGACTCATTGGACGCGACGAGGTGTTGCCATGCAGAAGACGGTGCTCGTAATCGACGACTCGGCGACGGTGCGCACCCAACTGCGCCAGGTGTTGTCAGGCGGCGGCTATCGGGTACTCGAGGCCGAAGACGGCGCCCGCGGGATCGAGCAGGCCGAGGCTCACGAGGTCGACATGATGATCGTCGACGTGAACATGCCGGTGATGGACGGCATCACGATGGTGAGCCGGCTGCGGCAGTCGCCGAAGCACGCGGCGACGCCGATCTTCATGTTGACCACCGAGGCGTCGCGCGACGTGGTGGCCCGGGGCAAGGCCGCGGGCGCCAACGCGTGGATCGTCAAGCCGTTCAAACCCGACCTGCTGCTCAAGGGGGTCCGCAAGGTCTTGAGTTGACCATGGCGACGGCTGCTCACATCGCGTCCCCCGTGCGCGGCCGCGCGGCGCTCCGCATCCTGGTCGTGGGCGGCGCCGCCGTCGGCCGCCGGGTGGCGCTCGCCGCCGACCGGCTCGGCGCCGGCTGCGACGCCGCGGCGTCCGCCGCCGAGGCGCTGCACCGGACCGCCCGCGCCGGCTACGCGCTCGTGATCGTCGATCTCACCGGCGATCCGGACGCCGGCGTCGACGCGCTGCGCGCGCTGCGCGACGCGGGGGTGACCACCCGCGCGCTGGTGGTCACCGACAAGCTGCAGACGTCGCTGTTCGCGCGGCTGATGCCGCTGGACCTCGCCGGATTCGTGCTCGCGGCCGCGCCGGACGACGAACTCGTCGGCAAGCTCGCCGGCGCGCTCGGCGTGTCCGTCCCGGCGGGCGGCTCGGCGCGCCCCGGCGCGCGCGACGCGGCGGGCGGGCCCGACGACGAGACCGGCGAGTTCGCCCCCGCGGCGATCGGCGCGCGCGTCCTCGTCGTCAACGTGGCGCCGCCGGCGGGGCCGGAGCTGGTCCGCGCGCTGCACGAGATCGGCCTCGAACCGCACGAGCCGGCTGACGGCGATCCGCACCCGTTCGCGCTGCTCGAGCGCGACGAGCGTTTCGCGGCGGTCGCGGTGTCGCTCAACGGGCTGCCGGAGGAGGCGTTCGCGCGGCTGCGCCAGATCGCGTTCGACAATCCGCAG includes these proteins:
- a CDS encoding HDOD domain-containing protein, which codes for MSETVRSVLLSKIESGSLALPSMPGVALKVIRTLEDRDGALAAVVPIVETCPITTAEVIRQANAAANGRRVASVEQAVTRLGQLRLMRIAVEISVREFALSKKSAISGDFRAIWDHSVATAIAARDLAKLANYAEPELAYLGGLLHDIGKIVCGDILLYVEATTDRLPANWADWWLEVVGSVHRPVGIAVAKAWELPPEVVAGVEDIADYDPAEPASAPNLVRLANALAKKAGLYAGPVDATELDALILVGTQLLGVDAAAVDALAGELPARVAAATGE
- a CDS encoding response regulator translates to MQKTVLVIDDSATVRTQLRQVLSGGGYRVLEAEDGARGIEQAEAHEVDMMIVDVNMPVMDGITMVSRLRQSPKHAATPIFMLTTEASRDVVARGKAAGANAWIVKPFKPDLLLKGVRKVLS